The nucleotide window GTGGGGGCAGGAGTCCGCGGCTGCTGCCGGGGCCAGCGCGACGGGCCGCCGACGTTCGGGCGGCGGCGGCGGGGCCCATGCCGCCGACCCGAAGGTCACCCAGCGGGTGCGGGCGCTGCTGGCGAAGGCCGAGTCGACCGACTTCCCGGAGGAGGCCGAGGCCTTCACCGCCAAGGCCCAGGAGCTGATCGCCCGGCACGCCATCGACCAGGCGATGCTCGACGCCGGTGCCGACCACCCCGGCCGGGGCACCGCCGGGCGCCGGCTGCTCATCGACGACCCCTACGCCAAGGCCAAGTCGCTGCTGCTCAACCAGGTGGTCGCCGCGAACCGCTGCACCTGCGTGTGGCACCCCGACTTCTCGATGTCGACGGTGTTCGGCCAACCCGGCGACATCGACGCCGTGGAGCTGCTGTTCACGTCGCTGCTGACGCAGGGCACCGCCGCCATGGTCACCGCAGGCCGGTCGCTCGGGGCCCAGGCCCGGGAGCGGTCGTTCCGGCAGAGCTTCCTGGTGGCCTTCGCCAGCCGGATCGGCGAGCGATTGAGCGACGCCACGGCCGCCGCGGTCGACGCCGCCCGCGAGGAGCACGGCGACGGCGTCCTACCGGTGCTGGCCAACAGCGAGGCCGCCGCTGCGGCCGCCCGCACCGAGGCCTTCCCCAACCTGAAGACCCAACGCATCTCCACCAGCAACTACCACGGCTGGATCGCCGGCCAGGCCGCCGCCGACGCCGCCCGGCTGGGCCCGGAGGCCACCCTCAACCGCGCCCCCTGACCTCGACCGCCCGAGAGTCAGGCGGTGGCGGCCTTGGTGGCGAGGTCCGGGGGGATGGTGGTGAAGGAGAGGAGGTCGCGGCCGGTGAGCTGGGCGGAGTTGTCGGACCAGGGGCCCTCCGGGGACAGGTGGCGGAGGACGTAGCGGCGGGCGACCAGCGCCTTGTGGGTGGCGAGGTCGCCGTCCTCGCCGGCCTGCTCCAGCAGCAGCGCCGCGGACACCGTGCGCTGGAGGAACGCCGACAGGCGGTGCGACCGGGCCTCGGCGTAGTCGGGGTCGGCGGCGAGGAGCTCCTCGGTGCGGTCGCTCAGGTGGGTGGCCGCGTGAGCCACGGCGTCGATCGCCTCGGCCAGCCACGGCGGACCGCCTTCGCGAGCGACACCGAGCGCCGCCTCCACCCGGGCCACCACGGCCTCGTGGGCCCGCACCTGGCGCATCGAGCGGAGGACGTCGAGCGTGCAGATGTTCTCGGAGCCCTCCCAGATCGGGTGGCACTGGGCGTCGCGCAGCTGCCGTGTGAGGCCCCAGTCCTCGCAGTAGCCGTTCCCGCCGTACAGCTCCACCGTGTACGACGCCGCCTCCACACCGAAGCGGCACAGCCGGTTCTTGGCCGCCGGCACCAGGATGCGCCGCAGCCGCTCGCCGTCGGGGAACGCCAGAGCGTTGGCGCACTCGAAGCCCAACGCCACCGCCCCTTCCAGCTCCACCAGGAGATCGACCAGCTGCTCCCGCACCAGCGGTAGGTCGACGAGCACCCGCCCCTTCGCCCGCCGGTCGTGCGCCCAGATCGCCGCCTCGACGAAGCAGCGCCGGGCGATGCCCAGCCCCATCAGCGCCACCCCGAAGCGGCTGCCGTTGACCATCTCCATCATCCGGCCGAGCCCGCCGGCATCACCGCCGGCGCCGGCACCCGAGCCCGAGTCCTCCGACGACCCCCGCAGCGCGAACCCGATCGCCCCGTCGAACTCGACCTCGCCGGTGGGCACGCTCTTCGTCCCCAGCTTCTGCTTGAGCCGCCGGATGGCGTAGTGGTTGCGGCTGCCGTCCTCCAGCGTCCGCGGCACCAGGTACAACCCCAGCCCCGCCGACCCCTCCGGCGCGCCCTCGGGCCGGGCCAGCAGCACGATCGCGGCACCGTCGACGTTGGAGGCGAACCACTTCTCGCCGCTGATCGCCACCCGCCCGTCGCCCAGGTCGCGGGCCACGCAGTGCACGGTGCGGCCCAGGTCGGAGCCGCCCTCGCGCTCGGTCAGGAACATCGAGCCGTCCACCGCGGAGTCGGCATCGGCCGACCGCAGCCCGGCCATCAGCGGCCCCCGCACCTCGGCGGGCGCGTACCGGTCGACCAGGCCGGCCACCCCGGACGTCATCCCGAGGCTGCACACCAACCCCGTGTCGGCCTGCGACAGCAGGTAGTTCGCCGCCCCCAGCACCACGCCCGGCGCCGGCCGCCCCCGGGCCGCCTCCTCACCGGCGAAGCCCGACGGGTAGCCGGCGTCCCACAGCGCCCGCTTCGAGTCGAGCGTGGCGGGATGGTGCACCACCTCGTCGACCTCCGCCGCCCAGCGGTCGTAGCGGACCAGCTCGGGCGGGTGGGCGTCGACGATCTCGCTGTTGGGGGCGACCTTCTGGCCCACCAACGCGCCGAACGACGTGAGCAGATCGTCGGCCCACTCGCGATCGGCGGGGCTGCAGTCGCGCCGCACCCGGGCCCGGAGGTCGGGATCGATGGTGTACCAGTTGAGGCCGATCGCCCGTTCGTAGCTGGCCCAGTCGATCATGGGTTCCTCCCTCGGCTCGCCGCCGACACGATCAGGACTTCTTGCGCCGCCCCCGCACCAGGCCGATCCCCTGCCCGAACAGGGCGCCGAGCACCATGCTCAGCACGATCACCAACCACAGCGGCTGCGATCCCCCGAAGAACAGGAAGTCCATCTCGACCTTGTTGCTGTTCTGCACGACGAAGATCACCGCAGCCAGCAGTGCGAGGCCGGCGACGATCAACCACGCCCTCACGTCGCGGTCGACCTTGCGGGCGCTGGTGACGGTCTCGTCGTCGGTGGACTTCCACTTGCTGCCCGAGGGGAGGTCGTCGGAGCTCATCGCCATTGCCTCGGATCGTACGCGGCGACCTCCCCTTCGACACGGCACGTCACTTGCTAGATGAGCGACAAGGAACAGAAGTACAGTGCCGGGCCGTGCCTGGAACCGACTTGTCGACGCGGACGGTGCTGGTCGTGGGCGCCGGGACCCGCCTCTCGGACGATCCGGACGCCCCCGCCGGCAACGGCCGCGCCATCGCAGTCGTCGCGGCGCGCCGGGGGGCCACCGTCGTCTGCGCCGACCGCGACGGTGCCGCCGCCGAGGCCACCGCGGCGCTGATCCGGGCCGACGGCGGGACCGCCCACGTGGTGATCGGCGACGTCGCCGACGAGCAGGCCTGCACGGCCGTCGTCGAGCGGACGGTCGAGGTGGCCGAGGACGCGGGTCACCGGTTCGGCGGGCTGGCGGTCAACGTCGGCATCGGCCTCGGTCGGGCCGCCGGCCTGGCGGGCACGACCGCCGACCAGTGGGACGCCACCTTCGCCGTCAACCTCCGCGCCCACTTCCTCCTGGCCCAGGCGGCGCTCCCCCACCTCGCCGAGAGCTCGTCGGTGGTGTTCATCGGATCGCTGGCCGGCCTCCGACCCGGGAGCCGGCTCCCCGCCTACGACGCCTCGAAGGCTGGGCTCGTCGGCCTCAGCCGGCACGTCGCCCTGGAGGGCGCACACCGCGGCATCCGGTCGAACCTCGTGGCACCCGGCCTGATCGACACGCCGTTGGGCCGGGCCGCGTCGGCCGGACGACCGTCACGCCGCCGCACCGGCGTCCCCCTCGGCCGCGAGGGCACCGCCTGGGAGGTCGCCGAGGTGGTGACGTTCCTGCTGTCCGACGCCGCCTCCTACGTCACCGGCCAGACCGTCGCCGTCGACGGCGGCCTCGGCCTCATCTGAGTCAGCTCGAGGCGACCGGCCACGTCGCCTCGGGCGAGGCGAGGTGGCGGTCGAGGAAGTCACCCATCAGCTGGTTGACCAGGTCGGGTTGCTCGATCGTGCACAGGTGGCCGGCATCGGGGACCACCGCCAGCTCGGCGCGCCCCAGCCCGTCGCGCACCGCCTCGCTGTACGCCCGGGGCACCAGCACGTCGTGGTCGCCCCACAGCACGAGCGCCGGCGCCCGGATCTCGCCCAGCCGGTCGAGCAGGTCGAAGCCGGCGACGGCCAGCGCCGTGCGGGCGTAGGCGTCGCGGTCGGTGCCCAGCGCCTCGCGCATGTTGTCGCGGATGACCTCGGGCCGGTCGCGCACCGTCGTCGGGCTCCAGGCCAGGCCGGCGGCCGTGCCACCCGGCAGCGGCGTGTCGGCGAAGCCCTGCTCGCGCACGAACCGCGAGATCGCCTCCAACCCCAACCGGTACGACTCGTCGGGCCGGGCCGCGGTGTTGGCCAGGATCAGCGAGTCGACCAGCCACGGGAACCGCAACGCCAGGTCGAGGGCGATCATCCCGCCCATCGCCAGGCCGGCGACGTGGGCGTGCGTGATGTCCAGCGCCGCGCACACCGCGACGACGTCGTTGGTGAACAGGTCGATCGTGTAGCGCCCGCTGGTCCGTTCGGAGCGACCGTGGCCGCGTTGCTCGACGGCGATGCAGCGGAAGCGGTCGGACAGGCCGTCGAGCTGCGGCGCCCACTCGCGCCAGCTGCCCCCGATGCCGTGCAACAGCAGCAGCGGCGGACCGGAGCCCTCCTCCACGACGTTGAGCCGGGTGCCGTTGACCTCGTCGATCAACATGTCGTGCGCGCCTCCACCTGGTCGTGCCCTATCCGTCTGCCGCGAGCGCCCGGGTCAGGGAGGTGAGGACCTCGGCGGTCACCGCCTCGACGTCCACGGACGCCGGGTCCATCAACGATTGCAGGCCCACACCCCGGACGATGCCGAAAATGACCACTGCTTGAGCAACCGGATCGACGTCCGGCCGCACCTGGCCGAGCTCGACGCCTTCGACGAGCTCGTCGACGATCATCTGCCGCACCGCGCCCTGGTGGACGTTGAGCGCCTGCTGCAGCTCCGGCGGCGCCCCGGCTGCCTCGCCGACCATCACGTAGATGGCCCGCATGTAGGGGTACGGGCGGTCGAGGGTGTCGAGGAAGACCCGCATCATGCCGAGCAGCGCAGGGAGCCCGCGCTCGGCGCCGACGGCCGGGCCGGCCAGCACCCGGAACTCCTTGAGGACGTCGTCGACCAGCGCCAGCAGCAGGTCGGTCTTCGAGCCGAACAGGTAGCCGGGGAGCCCGTGGCTGCAGCCGGCCTCGCGGGCGATGTCGGCGAAGCTGACGCCGGTGGTCCCCCGTTCGGCGATGACCTTGGCGGCGGCGTCGAGCAGTCGCCGCTCGGAGATCGCGCGGCGCTCGGCCTGGGTGCGTCCCGAGCGCACGTTGCGCATCGTTCCGGGCACGCTCAGATGCTAGATGATCATCCAGTCGAGGGGTGCCGGCTGCGGGTCGCATCGCCAGGGGTACGCTCGCTGCCTGTGACGGACGCGGGCGACACGCACAGCGACACGGCCGGACAGGGGGAGCTTCCCGACTGGCCCCACCCCGAGCCGGAGCTGCGCCTCCCGCCGGTGGCCCCCGGGCAGCGCTCCGAGGCGACGGCCGAGCTGCTGCAGTCGCTCAAGTTCGACCCGGACGGCCCCGACCCCAACATCTTCGCCACCCTCGCCCACCACCCCCGGCTGCTGAAGCGGTGGTCGGCGTTCGGGGGCACGCTGCTGTACCGCTCGGAGCTGAGCGACCGCGAGCGCGAGCTGCTCATCCTGCGCACGGCGTGGCACTGCCGGGCCCACTACGAGTGGAGCCACCACGTCCCCCTGGGGCAGCGCGTCGGGATCACGCCCGAGGAGATCACCCGGGTGACGGAAGGTCCGTCCGCGCCGGGCTGGGACGAGGGCGACGCCGCCCTCCTGCGGGCGGCCGACGAGCTGCACGCCGACGCCGTGATCGGCGACGCCACCTGGGCCGAGCTGGCCAGGCGCTACGAGCCCGCCCAGCTCGTCGAGATCCCGATGGTCGTCGGCCAGTACCACCTGGTGGCCTTCAC belongs to Acidimicrobiales bacterium and includes:
- a CDS encoding DUF2786 domain-containing protein, whose protein sequence is MAGGDAGFRGQASPRWDALVTAAAQASAYGDGRDAFARVRQLADRALQGDAAGLSEVLGTKLVTAVSACWDRGWQPADLTHVVGRQLKSDHRRVLADVVALEAAAYVYAVHADPGWLAQVDAVTPDVAPPDRHGLLTHWTATRFDTYDAIATAVEILGYLWRLPTQPRLCPPPSAWGQESAAAAGASATGRRRSGGGGGAHAADPKVTQRVRALLAKAESTDFPEEAEAFTAKAQELIARHAIDQAMLDAGADHPGRGTAGRRLLIDDPYAKAKSLLLNQVVAANRCTCVWHPDFSMSTVFGQPGDIDAVELLFTSLLTQGTAAMVTAGRSLGAQARERSFRQSFLVAFASRIGERLSDATAAAVDAAREEHGDGVLPVLANSEAAAAAARTEAFPNLKTQRISTSNYHGWIAGQAAADAARLGPEATLNRAP
- a CDS encoding acyl-CoA dehydrogenase family protein gives rise to the protein MIDWASYERAIGLNWYTIDPDLRARVRRDCSPADREWADDLLTSFGALVGQKVAPNSEIVDAHPPELVRYDRWAAEVDEVVHHPATLDSKRALWDAGYPSGFAGEEAARGRPAPGVVLGAANYLLSQADTGLVCSLGMTSGVAGLVDRYAPAEVRGPLMAGLRSADADSAVDGSMFLTEREGGSDLGRTVHCVARDLGDGRVAISGEKWFASNVDGAAIVLLARPEGAPEGSAGLGLYLVPRTLEDGSRNHYAIRRLKQKLGTKSVPTGEVEFDGAIGFALRGSSEDSGSGAGAGGDAGGLGRMMEMVNGSRFGVALMGLGIARRCFVEAAIWAHDRRAKGRVLVDLPLVREQLVDLLVELEGAVALGFECANALAFPDGERLRRILVPAAKNRLCRFGVEAASYTVELYGGNGYCEDWGLTRQLRDAQCHPIWEGSENICTLDVLRSMRQVRAHEAVVARVEAALGVAREGGPPWLAEAIDAVAHAATHLSDRTEELLAADPDYAEARSHRLSAFLQRTVSAALLLEQAGEDGDLATHKALVARRYVLRHLSPEGPWSDNSAQLTGRDLLSFTTIPPDLATKAATA
- a CDS encoding lipopolysaccharide assembly protein LapA domain-containing protein encodes the protein MAMSSDDLPSGSKWKSTDDETVTSARKVDRDVRAWLIVAGLALLAAVIFVVQNSNKVEMDFLFFGGSQPLWLVIVLSMVLGALFGQGIGLVRGRRKKS
- a CDS encoding SDR family NAD(P)-dependent oxidoreductase, which produces MPGTDLSTRTVLVVGAGTRLSDDPDAPAGNGRAIAVVAARRGATVVCADRDGAAAEATAALIRADGGTAHVVIGDVADEQACTAVVERTVEVAEDAGHRFGGLAVNVGIGLGRAAGLAGTTADQWDATFAVNLRAHFLLAQAALPHLAESSSVVFIGSLAGLRPGSRLPAYDASKAGLVGLSRHVALEGAHRGIRSNLVAPGLIDTPLGRAASAGRPSRRRTGVPLGREGTAWEVAEVVTFLLSDAASYVTGQTVAVDGGLGLI
- a CDS encoding alpha/beta fold hydrolase; this translates as MLIDEVNGTRLNVVEEGSGPPLLLLHGIGGSWREWAPQLDGLSDRFRCIAVEQRGHGRSERTSGRYTIDLFTNDVVAVCAALDITHAHVAGLAMGGMIALDLALRFPWLVDSLILANTAARPDESYRLGLEAISRFVREQGFADTPLPGGTAAGLAWSPTTVRDRPEVIRDNMREALGTDRDAYARTALAVAGFDLLDRLGEIRAPALVLWGDHDVLVPRAYSEAVRDGLGRAELAVVPDAGHLCTIEQPDLVNQLMGDFLDRHLASPEATWPVASS
- a CDS encoding TetR/AcrR family transcriptional regulator encodes the protein MPGTMRNVRSGRTQAERRAISERRLLDAAAKVIAERGTTGVSFADIAREAGCSHGLPGYLFGSKTDLLLALVDDVLKEFRVLAGPAVGAERGLPALLGMMRVFLDTLDRPYPYMRAIYVMVGEAAGAPPELQQALNVHQGAVRQMIVDELVEGVELGQVRPDVDPVAQAVVIFGIVRGVGLQSLMDPASVDVEAVTAEVLTSLTRALAADG
- a CDS encoding carboxymuconolactone decarboxylase family protein, with the translated sequence MTDAGDTHSDTAGQGELPDWPHPEPELRLPPVAPGQRSEATAELLQSLKFDPDGPDPNIFATLAHHPRLLKRWSAFGGTLLYRSELSDRERELLILRTAWHCRAHYEWSHHVPLGQRVGITPEEITRVTEGPSAPGWDEGDAALLRAADELHADAVIGDATWAELARRYEPAQLVEIPMVVGQYHLVAFTLNSLGVQLDGPDTPEA